The following are from one region of the Hyphomicrobium album genome:
- a CDS encoding paraquat-inducible protein A encodes MRLGGRRFLLSFAIIGAAVCLALGISLPILKLTKFMFWSSEYSLISTVEVLLKQGQTFLGLVVLVFSIVFPIVKLLYLLLVSTLPAAELRRHAKRLKAIEWIGKWSMHDVLVLALMIFFLKSQGVYDAASLPAVYLFTAAVVLMILSYAWLKTGIAAAGSMGSEPQVPKQLSVVRNFFLSFLIILATVFFALGVILPVIRFTTVYVWTNEHSIATIIWALYESDEYFLCTVVFAVSIFFPFLKLFYLLTLVTSPDLSPEFRRRSFSTMEWLGRYSMTDVMVLALMIFYVNSSGYTEAAVMPGVYFFAASAIITMLAYGWANTVPPSRAVAARGTADVATPPAGAELVTLPSNPARRHRPLSPVADPGPL; translated from the coding sequence ATGCGGCTCGGCGGCCGTCGCTTTCTGTTGAGCTTCGCGATCATCGGCGCCGCCGTGTGCCTGGCGCTCGGCATCAGCCTGCCGATCCTCAAGCTCACGAAGTTCATGTTCTGGTCGAGCGAGTACTCGCTGATCTCGACCGTGGAAGTGCTGCTGAAACAGGGGCAGACGTTTCTCGGCCTCGTCGTGCTCGTCTTCTCGATCGTCTTCCCCATCGTGAAGCTGCTCTACCTGCTGCTCGTCTCGACCCTGCCGGCGGCCGAGCTACGCCGCCACGCCAAGCGCCTCAAGGCCATCGAGTGGATCGGCAAATGGTCGATGCACGACGTGCTGGTGCTGGCGCTGATGATCTTCTTCCTGAAGAGCCAGGGCGTGTACGACGCGGCGAGCCTGCCGGCGGTCTACCTCTTCACCGCCGCCGTGGTGCTGATGATCCTCTCCTACGCCTGGCTCAAGACCGGCATTGCCGCGGCCGGTAGCATGGGAAGCGAGCCGCAGGTGCCGAAGCAGCTATCGGTCGTCCGCAATTTCTTCCTGAGCTTCCTCATCATCCTAGCGACGGTGTTCTTCGCGCTCGGCGTCATCCTGCCGGTGATCCGCTTCACCACCGTCTACGTGTGGACCAACGAGCACTCGATCGCGACCATCATCTGGGCGCTGTACGAGAGCGACGAGTACTTCCTCTGCACGGTGGTGTTCGCCGTCTCGATCTTCTTCCCGTTCCTGAAGCTGTTCTATCTGCTGACGCTCGTCACCTCGCCGGATCTGTCGCCGGAGTTCCGCCGCCGCTCCTTCTCGACCATGGAGTGGCTCGGCCGCTACTCGATGACCGACGTCATGGTGCTGGCGCTGATGATCTTCTACGTGAACTCGTCGGGCTATACGGAAGCGGCGGTGATGCCCGGCGTCTACTTCTTCGCCGCCTCGGCGATCATCACCATGCTGGCCTACGGCTGGGCCAACACCGTGCCCCCGAGCCGGGCCGTGGCCGCGCGCGGCACAGCCGACGTCGCCACGCCGCCGGCGGGGGCCGAGCTCGTGACGCTGCCCAGCAACCCGGCGCGCCGCCACCGCCCCTTGAGCCCCGTCGCCGATCCCGGGCCGCTGTGA
- the rpsD gene encoding 30S ribosomal protein S4: protein MTKRIRAKHKIDRRLGENIWGRPKSPLNRRESRPGQHGERRVQKLSDYGQQLKAKQKLKGYYANLNERQFHRIYVEASRLKGSTSEHVIGLLERRLDAIVYRAKFVPTVFAARQFVSHGHVTVNGRRVTVPSYRCKVGDVVEVKEKSRQLPLVLEAIKSAERDVPDYVEADHNRMAAKFLRVPALSDVPYPVHMEPNLVVEFYSR from the coding sequence ATGACCAAGCGCATTCGCGCCAAGCACAAGATCGATCGCCGCCTCGGCGAGAACATTTGGGGCCGTCCGAAGAGCCCGCTCAACCGCCGCGAGTCGCGGCCGGGCCAGCACGGCGAGCGCCGCGTGCAGAAGCTGTCCGACTACGGCCAGCAGCTCAAGGCGAAGCAGAAGCTCAAGGGCTACTACGCCAACCTCAACGAGCGGCAGTTCCACCGCATCTACGTCGAGGCCTCGCGTCTCAAGGGCTCGACCTCCGAGCACGTGATCGGCCTGCTCGAGCGCCGTCTCGACGCCATCGTCTACCGCGCCAAGTTCGTGCCGACCGTGTTCGCCGCGCGCCAGTTCGTCAGCCACGGCCACGTGACGGTCAACGGCCGCCGCGTCACCGTGCCGAGCTATCGCTGCAAGGTCGGCGACGTGGTCGAGGTGAAGGAGAAGTCGCGCCAGCTGCCGCTCGTGCTCGAGGCGATCAAGAGCGCCGAGCGCGACGTGCCCGACTACGTCGAGGCGGATCACAATCGCATGGCGGCGAAGTTCCTGCGCGTGCCGGCGCTGTCGGACGTGCCCTATCCGGTGCACATGGAGCCGAACCTGGTGGTCGAGTTCTACTCGCGCTAA